From Cannabis sativa cultivar Pink pepper isolate KNU-18-1 chromosome 8, ASM2916894v1, whole genome shotgun sequence, a single genomic window includes:
- the LOC115699138 gene encoding 4-hydroxyphenylpyruvate dioxygenase yields MGNINDNGQSATRPITTTTGEDYKLVGFSKFVRTNPKSDRFTVKRFHHVEFWCGDATNTARRFSWGLGMPIVAKSDLSTGNFSHASYLLRSGDLQFLFTAPYSPSITTDSNSSASIPTFHRSTFLSFSAAHGLAVRAVAVEVDDVDFAFSTSVANGAIPSSPPLTLGDGAVIAEVRLYGDVVLRYVSFKTQHPNFCFLPGFESAIGESVPLDFGIRRLDHAVGNVHELVAAVSYVKGFTGFHEFAEFTAEDVGTSESGLNSVVLANNDETVLIPMNEPVYGTKRKSQIQTFLEHNEGPGVQHLALASDDIFNTLREMRKRSGLGGFEFMPSPPPTYYKNLKNRAGDVLTETQIKECEELGILVDRDDQGTLLQIFTKPLGDRPTIFIEIIQRVGCMMNDDKGKLYQKGGCGGFGKGNFSELFKSIEEYEKTLEAKIAA; encoded by the exons ATGGGAAACATAAACGACAATGGCCAAAGTGCCACAAGGCCCATCACCACCACAACCGGTGAAGACTACAAACTCGTGGGTTTCTCTAAGTTCGTCCGTACAAATCCCAAGTCCGACCGTTTCACTGTCAAACGATTCCACCATGTCGAGTTCTGGTGCGGCGACGCTACCAACACCGCTCGCCGATTCTCGTGGGGTCTCGGCATGCCTATTGTAGCCAAGTCTGACCTCTCCACCGGAAACTTCTCTCATGCCTCTTATCTCCTCCGTTCCGGTGACCTTCAATTCCTCTTCACCGCTCCTTATTCTCCCTCCATAACCACAGATTCAAACTCTTCCGCTTCCATACCTACCTTCCACCGCTCCACTTTCCTTTCCTTCTCCGCCGCCCATGGTCTCGCCGTTCGTGCTGTAGCTGTCGAGGTAGACGACGTCGATTTCGCCTTCTCCACTAGCGTTGCTAATGGAGCTATTCCCTCATCTCCTCCGTTAACCCTCGGTGACGGCGCCGTCATTGCTGAGGTAAGGCTTTACGGCGACGTCGTTTTGCGTTACGTCAGTTTCAAAACCCAGCATCCAAATTTCTGTTTTCTTCCTGGTTTTGAGTCCGCGATTGGCGAATCGGTGCCCTTAGATTTCGGAATCCGAAGGCTGGACCACGCTGTGGGAAACGTGCACGAATTGGTGGCAGCGGTTTCGTACGTGAAGGGATTCACGGGTTTTCATGAGTTCGCTGAGTTCACTGCGGAGGACGTTGGGACGAGTGAGAGCGGACTCAATTCGGTTGTTCTGGCGAATAACGACGAGACGGTACTTATTCCGATGAACGAGCCGGTGTACGGAACGAAAAGGAAGAGTCAGATTCAGACATTTCTGGAGCACAACGAAGGGCCTGGGGTTCAGCACTTGGCTCTGGCTAGCGATGACATATTTAATACGCTTAGGGAGATGAGGAAGCGAAGTGGGTTGGGTGGGTTCGAGTTCATGCCTTCACCACCACCAACTTACTATAAGAATCTCAAGAATCGAGCTGGGGATGTGTTGACAGAGACTCAGATTAAAGAGTGTGAGGAATTGGGGATTTTGGTAGATAGGGATGATCAGGGAACTCTGCTCCAAATTTTCACCAAACCACTAGGAGATAg ACCGACCATATTCATTGAGATAATACAGAGAGTAGGGTGTATGATGAACGATGATAAGGGGAAGCTGTACCAGAAAGGTGGTTGTGGAGGTTTCGGAAAGGGTAATTTCTCAGAACTCTTCAAATCCATTGAGGAGTATGAGAAGACACTCGAAGCCAAAATCGCGGCCTAA
- the LOC115699139 gene encoding GDSL esterase/lipase At2g04570, whose product MAYCHSHKNIIPYWLLLLLLLVVTSVSKPITTHQKIPAVIVFGDSSVDSGNNNFIPTIARSNFKPYGRDFLGGFPTGRFCNGRLPSDFISEGVGLKPIVPAYLDPAYNISDFAYGVCFASAGTGYDNATSDVLGVIPLWKEVEYYKEYQKKLRGYIGDEKAEVIISEALYLVSIGTNDFLENYYALPKRQKEFSKVSEYEDFLIGLAWNFVKELYFLGARKISLAGVPPMGCLPLQRATNILEDHACAEDKNSVAREFNMKLITLVANLNKFFPGLQIVYSDAYTVFLDIITSPSKYGFEEAEVGCCGTGTFEMSFLCNKHNPFTCPDANKYVFWDAFHPSQKTAQIISHTLLKTSLAKFV is encoded by the exons ATGGCATACTGTCACagccataaaaatataattccaTATTGGCTTTTGTTACTACTACTATTAGTAGTAACAAGTGTATCCAAACCAATAACTACTCATCAAAAAATCCCAGCAGTAATAGTGTTTGGAGACTCATCAGTGGACTCAGGTAACAACAACTTCATTCCAACAATAGCCAGAAGCAATTTCAAGCCTTATGGCCGCGATTTCCTCGGCGGTTTCCCCACTGGAAGATTCTGCAACGGACGCCTTCCATCGGATTTTATATCCGAGGGGGTAGGCCTCAAGCCAATTGTACCTGCATACTTGGATCCAGCTTATAACATATCAGATTTTGCTTATGGAGTTTGCTTTGCTTCAGCTGGTACAGGCTATGACAATGCCACTTCTGATGTGTTA GGTGTAATTCCTCTATGGAAAGAGGTGGAATACTACAAGGAGTACCAGAAGAAACTAAGAGGGTATATTGGTGATGAGAAAGCAGAGGTGATAATAAGTGAGGCTCTGTATTTGGTGAGCATTGGTACAAATGATTTCCTTGAGAATTATTATGCATTGCCCAAAAGACAGAAAGAGTTCAGTAAAGTGAGTGAGTATGAGGATTTTCTTATAGGTCTGGCTTGGAATTTTGTTAAGGAATTGTATTTTCTTGGGGCTAGGAAAATATCACTTGCTGGGGTTCCTCCAATGGGGTGTTTGCCACTACAGAGAGCCACAAATATTTTGGAAGACCATGCTTGTGCAGAGGACAAGAACAGTGTGGCTAGGGAGTTTAATATGAAACTCATTACTTTGGTTGCAAATttgaacaagttttttcctgGACTTCAAATCGTCTACTCAGATGCTTATACAGTCTTTTTAGACATCATAACAAGTCCTTCCAAATATG GGTTTGAGGAGGCAGAAGTTGGATGCTGTGGCACAGGAACATTTGAgatgagttttctatgcaacaAACACAATCCATTCACATGCCCTGATgcaaataaatatgtattttgggATGCCTTCCACCCTTCACAAAAAACAGCTCAAATCATCTCACATACTTTACTTAAAACTAGTCTAGCCAAGTTTGTTTGA
- the LOC115717602 gene encoding uncharacterized protein LOC115717602, with protein MAIDKTWVTMRNRKDPAYWEGLQVFMELASKHKDCDGRIFCPCVKCKNTRLHPLNTVEAHIFTKGFESSYERWIYHGEPDEPVEANINVDADEMAGVIEDFFPPIDDDERAGDDEMQRGQYYDDMFEEIEAQLYPGCDWISSLNFIAKLMHLKNLGKIPNYIFDELLKLLKFAFPKENKIPATHYEAKKKLGKLGLGYESIHVCVNNCCLFHNEHASKDFCPVCGTSRWINEETSGKKVAHKVMRYFPLTPRLKRLYSSRHTSKEMVWHRAESCERK; from the coding sequence ATGGCAATCGATAAGACTTGGGTGACCATGAGAAATCGTAAGGATCCAGCTTACTGGGAAGGTCTCCAAGTCTTTATGGAACTTGCGTCTAAACACAAGGATTGTGACGGAAGAATTTTCTGTCCTTGTGTTAAATGCAAGAATACTAGATTGCATCCTTTGAATACTGTGGAGGCACACATCTTTACAAAGGGTTTCGAGAGCAGCTATGAGAGGTGGATTTACCATGGAGAGCCAGATGAACCTGTCGAGGCTAACATCAATGTCGATGCGGATGAGATGGCTGGTGTAATTGAAGATTTCTTCCCTCCTATAGATGACGACGAAAGAGCTGGTGATGATGAAATGCAGAGGGGTCAGTATTATGATGACATGTTTGAGGAGATTGAGGCACAGTTGTATCCTGGTTGCGATTGGATATCCTCCCTCAACTTTATAGCAAAGTTGATGCACTTGAAAAATTTGGGAAAAATACCAAATTATATCTTTGATGAATTGTTGAAGTTGTTGAAGTTTGCATTTCCGAAGGAGAATAAAATTCCTGCAACACACTATGAGGCGAAGAAGAAATTAGGAAAATTAGGATTAGGGTACGAATCAATCCACGTGTGCGTGAACAATTGTTGTTTGTTTCACAATGAGCATGCCTCGAAAGATTTTTGCCCGGTGTGCGGGACCAGTAGATGGATTAATGAGGAGACAAGCGGAAAAAAAGTAGCGCATAAAGTGATGCGCTACTTTCCGCTGACTCCTCGATTGAAAAGATTATACAGTTCAAGACATACATCCAAAGAGATGGTATGGCATCGTGCCGAGTCGTGTGAGAGAAAATAG